Part of the Paenibacillus sp. JNUCC32 genome is shown below.
AGCGGAGCGTACAGCGCCGAACCTTGCACGATACCTTTGACGGTATCCTCGGTCAGGCCAAGCTCGCTCATTTTGTCCTGGTTAAACTTAAGCTGTACCTCATTCACGAATTGGCCGGCTACCTGGATGGAGGCAACTCCGTCCAAATCCTCCAGCTCGGGAACGATGTCATTCTCCGTGATGCGAGTCAATTCATCCAATTCCATGTTGTCTTTGTTAGCAATGCTTAACGAGACAACCGGCATGGAGCTCATGCTGAATTTGGATATGGTAGGTTTCTGGGCGTCGTCAGGCAGCTTTACCTCGTTGATGGCTTCGCGAACAGCCGCCGTAGCGTTGTCCAGATCACTACCATAATCAAACTCAACCATGACATTCGCTGCATTCTCCATGGAAGTGGAGGTTACGGTTTTGACGCCGTCGATATTACGGAGTCTCGTCTCGAGCGGTTTGGTTACATCCTCCACAACGCCTTCGGGAGATGCACCAGGATAAATGGCGGTGACACTCAAGAACGGAACGTTAATATCCGGAATGGTTTCTTGCTTCATCGTCAGTCCGCCGTACAATCCACCGAAGCTGACGATGATGGTCAGCAGCCAGATCGCAAACTTGTTGCGCAGCGAGAAATTGATAATTCCTTTCATTAGGCGATTCTCTCTCCTCTCCAAACTCTATGTCTCTAATTTGAACGAATTCCCCTGCATCATGCCGCCGGGCGTAAGATAGCTTTCAAGCACAGTCGAAATCGTGCCTTTGAGCTCGGTATACAATGCTTCAATTTCCTCGATCCCCTCCAAGTTAGCAAGCATTCCTTTCAGAACGGCCCGGCTGGGCTGGAGGCCAAGCAGCTCTTTCTCCATAATATTGAGGGACTCCATCGCATCTTCCCGCTCTTCCGGCTCGGCCTGACTCTTCTTCAGTTCGCTTTTCATTGCCTTAATAACGATGAGCGGATGACGCTGTTTGCGAATGTCGGTCGGGCACAGCTGGCCCAATTGCCCAACGGCCTCCATCGGAATCAACGGCTCGGGCCGTCTTCGCAGAATGCTTGCAACAATATCATCGAGCAGCTGGATCTGGTGATCAGCGGTGATTCCCACATTCAAATGGAATCCCGGCATGAACAGGAAACGGATATACGCGCCCAGCATGCTGCCCATAAACATGCCGATCTCCATCGTATACGGCTCAACGTCCGGTCCATAAATGCTTTTGAGCTTATTGTTAAACCACTGCAATGCAGCGAGCATTTCCTGCCGCATGTTTTCCTTGTCAAAAGGCGGTTTTCCCGGCATCTGATCATGGAACTGCTTCAGGAGAAATTCCCGGATCTCCAGAAAATGGATCAGGAGCACTTCCGTCTGCTTACGCAGCTGTTCCTTAGGCGCAAGCAGCGGATCGTGGTCGACCCGGAGAATCTCGTCTTTAATCCGGCCTGCGATATGCTCGTAAATGCTCTTTTCCAGTTCCTCTTTGGACTTGAAATGAAGATAGAGGCTGCCTTTCGACATCCCGCATACTTCGGCGATTTCCTGCATGGAGGTAACCGAAGAGCCCTTCGCGGAAAACAGCTGCATCGCAGTGATGAGAATTTGCTGTCGTTTTTCTGCCGTTTTATCAGCCAATCAATAGCTCACCTCGCTTGAGAACTTATCGGTTCTTAGATTGACCATAGGGTCAAGAAATATTATATATGAAAAAGAACGACCGTTTCAACTTTACTACGGTCGTCCTTTTCGTTAGGTTCTGAAAACTTGCGATTTTTCTTGAAAAAATATTAGCTGATCAATTTCAGGCCTACGGCCGAGCACAGGATCATGGCGATAAACAGCACTCTCCGCCATTCCTTGGGCTCCCCGAACAGAAACATGCCGGTCAAGGCCCCGCCGGCCGTTCCGATACCCGTCCAGATCGCATAAGCGGTCCCCATGGGCAGCTCGGTCATGGCGTAGGAGAGGAGGGAGAAGCTGGCGGCGAAGGATAAGGCCAAAATCAGTACATAACGCCAGCCTTTGCGATCCGACACGCCTTTGATGCCGATGACGCCGCCGATTTCGAATAATCCGGCAAATATAAGCGCAATCCAAGCCATTATTTATTCACCTCCGGTTCCGCGTGGTCAGCCGTAACGAGCTTAAGGCCGATGACGCCGGCAAGCAGCACGCAGATCAGAAGCACCTTGACCAGTTTAAACGGCTCTCCGAAGAACAGCATTTCGGACGCGACCGTTCCGGCGGTGCCGATCCCCGTAAAGACGGCATATACGGTTCCGACCGGCAGCCGTTTGGCCGCCTCGATAATAAGATAGAAGCTCGCTGCGATGGCGGCCAAGGTCCCAAGCCATTCCCAGATGTTGGCGGAATGCTTCAACCCCATCACCCATATGATTTCAACCAATCCAGCCAGCAGCACGTAACCCCAGTTGCGATTCATTATGTTTGTCACTCCTTTTATGAAAAGAACGGTAACCTTACATTACAAATTCTTTCGACTACAACTTCCTGCTTAGGATGCGTCATTCCATCAGGATTTAACTCTTGTGGTTATATCTTTGCTTCGTTACCCCTAACCAATACACAGGCCAAGCAGCTGCAAGGCGTCTTGAGGCCCGTTCTTCCCCGCCGTACACGGTTTCCAGATGGATCCCGTCCACCAAGGTCATAAAGGCTATCGCCGCATTGCGCGGATGACGGATGATGCGGCCCTGCTCCGGGCAGCCCGCGGCAAGCAGCTTCGACAGGTTCTGCTCCTGTTGATCCAGCAGCGGATACACCATCGCCATCACTTCGTCATACAGCGTGCTAGGCGGGAAGAAGGCCATCCGCATGAAGAACTGGACCTCGTCATCCATTTGATAAGCTTGGAGACGATTCTCAAGAAATCCGTGCAGCTGCTGCTCCAGCGGCCAATCGGAATGGTCAAGGAAATAGGCTACCATCATTTCCTCCTGACGATGGAATACGTCCTGGAGCACTTGCAGAAACAAATCCTTCTTACTCGAAAAATGGGCGTATATCGACGGTTTCTTGATACCGCAATCGTCGGCGATATGTTTTAGCGATGCCCCTTCGTAACCGTTTTTGGCAAAGTGGGCAAGAGCGGACTGTTTAATGTCGGCGGCACTCATTGAATTCCTCCTAACTAACGATCGTTAGTTATATTTCTATCAAATGGCGTCAGCATTGTCAATCTCTTTTTTCTGGGACATCGGGCACTTGCCGACCCAAGGAGAACAGTCTTTAGTTCCTGGGGGAGATCATGTAGAATATGTGTGACCAGCATCGTGCATACAAAGACAGAAACGATGAAGAACAAGGGGTAAATGGATATGAGAAAGGGCATAGAGGCTGTACTGATCACCGCGCTATTGTTCGCGTTTTATTATTTTGGCATGCATTATTTCGGGAAGACGACAGGGACGGTTATCGGGATATTCTCTACGCTGACCGTCGTATCCATCGGATTCATGATTTTTATGGAGAATCGCCATCCTTCCAGCACCATGGCCTGGATCCTGCTGCTGGCGCTTGTCCCCATCGTCGGGCTCGTCTTTTATTTTTTGTTCGGACAGAACTATTTCAAACGGAGAAAATACGATAAAAAGGCGAGGAAGGACGGCCTGGTCTACACCAGCGAGGTCCTGCGCAAGAACACCCCCGACGTCTCCTGCTTCAAGCCGGAAGTGCAGCAGCTGCTTCAGCTGTCCACCCGGCTTGCGCGCACGCCGATATCGTTCTCAAGCGACACGAAGGTGCTGACCGATGGGGAAGAGACCTTTGCTGCATTGATTGCGGAGCTGGAGCAAGCGGCGCACCATATTCATATGGAATATTACATTTACCGCCCGGATGCGATCGGAACGCAGATCCAGGAAATTTTGATACGGAAGGCGAGGCAAGGGATTGCCGTGCGATTTATGGTGGACGCCGTCGGCAGCCTCCAGCTGCCGCCTTCCTTCCTGCAGGAGATGCGGGATGCGGGCGTGCAGGTGGCCGTGTTCGGCAGTCCCAAGACGATCTTCTTCACGAGCCGCGTAAATTACCGCAATCATCGCAAAATCGTCGTGATCGACGGCAGCGTCGGGTTCGTTGGCGGCTTGAATGTGGGAGACGAGTATTTAAGCCGCAGCAAAGCATTCGGTTTCTGGCGCGACACCCATATGCTTGTCCGGGGAGAAGCGGTCCGTACGCTTCAGGTTGTATTTTTGCAGGATTGGCAGTATATGACGGGGGAGCAGCCGAACGAGCCGATCTATTACTCCCCGGATTTGCTGGAGAACCGCAGCGGCGCCGTACAGATTATCGCAAGCGGTCCGGATAATGAACGGAGAGCCCTCAAGAACATTTTTTTCTCCATGATTGTGTCGGCTCGTAAGTCGGTGTGGCTGGCTACGCCTTATTTTATACCGGATGAGGACATTCTTACCGCGCTCAGGGTTGCCGCCTTATCGGGTCTTGACGTGCGCATTCTGTTTCCGTCGAAGCCGGACAAGTGGCTGCCCTTCCTCGCGTCCCATTCCTATTTTCCGGCCCTGCTGGATGTTGGGGTAAGGGTCTATGAATACGAAAAAGGGTTCATGCACTCCAAGCTGCTGATCGTCGACGGCGAGGTGGCCACCATCGGAACGGCCAATATGGACATGCGGAGCTTCCATCTTAATTTTGAAGTCAACGCATTGCTCGTACACACGGACAGCGTAAGCAAGCTGGTATCCGATTTCGAGCATGACCTGGAATCCGCCATCGTGTACGACCGCCATCATACCCGCAAGAAGAGAATCATGACACGGCTGCTTGAATCCGCTGCCCGGCTGATGTCCCCCCTGTTGTAAACGCAGCGGAAGAAGCCGGGAACGGCCGCTTCCCTAAACCTGTTCGTTCCATCTATTTGTAAGAATTTTAAAAGGTAGTGAAGCCCAGGCTTTTTTGCAATTTAAACAGGATGTCCTTCATCCATGTGGTTTTTCCCAGATAAGCGTCGACGTCCAGACTGAACTGGGCATCTTCGTTGAACCATATCCGATGAAAGTAACGGTCCAAATCCCGGGTGAGCGGATGATTCTGAGGGGCAGCGATCCACAGATTGTTCTCCAAATTCAGATCGTCCAGGTTCCGCTTTGTGAAATTGGTTGACCCGCCGGTAATAATCGATTTGCCTGTCGGTTTGGCAATGTACATGAGCTTGGTATGATACTGTTCGGTGCCGGTGTTGTACCAGCGAATGGAGATTTTTCCTTTGGATTTCTGAATGAGCTCGGCGGCAGCCGGACGGTTGGGGATGCCGATTTTGTCCCGGCCGAAGGCGTTCTGGTTCGGATCCAGAATGAGACGGATGTCGACGCCTCGGTCCGAGGCTTGCAGAAGCCGTTCCATGACTTTACTGTCGGCCAGGT
Proteins encoded:
- a CDS encoding TetR/AcrR family transcriptional regulator codes for the protein MADKTAEKRQQILITAMQLFSAKGSSVTSMQEIAEVCGMSKGSLYLHFKSKEELEKSIYEHIAGRIKDEILRVDHDPLLAPKEQLRKQTEVLLIHFLEIREFLLKQFHDQMPGKPPFDKENMRQEMLAALQWFNNKLKSIYGPDVEPYTMEIGMFMGSMLGAYIRFLFMPGFHLNVGITADHQIQLLDDIVASILRRRPEPLIPMEAVGQLGQLCPTDIRKQRHPLIVIKAMKSELKKSQAEPEEREDAMESLNIMEKELLGLQPSRAVLKGMLANLEGIEEIEALYTELKGTISTVLESYLTPGGMMQGNSFKLET
- a CDS encoding DMT family transporter is translated as MAWIALIFAGLFEIGGVIGIKGVSDRKGWRYVLILALSFAASFSLLSYAMTELPMGTAYAIWTGIGTAGGALTGMFLFGEPKEWRRVLFIAMILCSAVGLKLIS
- a CDS encoding DMT family transporter, giving the protein MNRNWGYVLLAGLVEIIWVMGLKHSANIWEWLGTLAAIAASFYLIIEAAKRLPVGTVYAVFTGIGTAGTVASEMLFFGEPFKLVKVLLICVLLAGVIGLKLVTADHAEPEVNK
- a CDS encoding TetR/AcrR family transcriptional regulator, producing MSAADIKQSALAHFAKNGYEGASLKHIADDCGIKKPSIYAHFSSKKDLFLQVLQDVFHRQEEMMVAYFLDHSDWPLEQQLHGFLENRLQAYQMDDEVQFFMRMAFFPPSTLYDEVMAMVYPLLDQQEQNLSKLLAAGCPEQGRIIRHPRNAAIAFMTLVDGIHLETVYGGEERASRRLAAAWPVYWLGVTKQRYNHKS
- the cls gene encoding cardiolipin synthase → MRKGIEAVLITALLFAFYYFGMHYFGKTTGTVIGIFSTLTVVSIGFMIFMENRHPSSTMAWILLLALVPIVGLVFYFLFGQNYFKRRKYDKKARKDGLVYTSEVLRKNTPDVSCFKPEVQQLLQLSTRLARTPISFSSDTKVLTDGEETFAALIAELEQAAHHIHMEYYIYRPDAIGTQIQEILIRKARQGIAVRFMVDAVGSLQLPPSFLQEMRDAGVQVAVFGSPKTIFFTSRVNYRNHRKIVVIDGSVGFVGGLNVGDEYLSRSKAFGFWRDTHMLVRGEAVRTLQVVFLQDWQYMTGEQPNEPIYYSPDLLENRSGAVQIIASGPDNERRALKNIFFSMIVSARKSVWLATPYFIPDEDILTALRVAALSGLDVRILFPSKPDKWLPFLASHSYFPALLDVGVRVYEYEKGFMHSKLLIVDGEVATIGTANMDMRSFHLNFEVNALLVHTDSVSKLVSDFEHDLESAIVYDRHHTRKKRIMTRLLESAARLMSPLL